The nucleotide sequence CAAAAATTGTTTTAGTTCATGTTCAGTGTCTTTTCAATTTTGGGGTTGTACAGAGTTACTAAACGCATATAGAAAAATAAAAAAATATGGTTTAGATTTATCGTTTCAAGAATCCCTGTCTCAAGGGGAACAATATGTTGTTCTTACAAAAATTGATGACTACTATAAGTTTTTAACTGACGAAGAGCAAAAATTAAGAATGTATCTGTTTGATTCGAACGTACGAGATTATATGGGATTAAATCCGGTTAATGGAGATATATTAAATACATTAAAATCAACTGAGAGCCCAAACTTTTGGTGGCTCAATAACGGTATTACTATTTTAGCAACATCAGCAAACATTGTAGGAAAGACTATACATATTGAAAATGTACAAATTGTAAATGGGTTGCAAACTTCTGAATCGATTTATAGGTATTTTACTGGTGTAGGTTCCGACTATACTGATCGTTGTGTATTAGTTAAAATTATTGTCACTAATAGTGTCGAAGTTCGGGATGAGATAATAAGGGCGACAAATAATCAAACAGAGGTTGCATTAGCATCTTTACATGCCACAGATAAAATTCAACGTGATATTGAAGATATACTCTATAGTGATGGACTATATTACGAGAGAAGAATCAATTATTATCTGAATCAAGGTGTTCCGAAATCATCTATTTTTAATCCCTTATATTTAGCATCAGCTTTTGTGAATTTAATCTTAAAACAACCACACAAGGCAGTTTCCTTAAAAAATAAATTTATGAGAAATGATAAAAATTATGCATTAGTTTTTTCAGAAAAAACAAATCTAAAAGTATGGCCAGTATTAGCTCGCATAATGAGAGCCACAGATTTTGAACTAGAGAATCTTCGCCCTAAAAAATCAACTAGTAATGATAATTTTTTAAAAAGCACAAGGCAATTAACAGCATTTATTACTGTTGCTCGATTAATTGGTACATTTAATTTTAGTATTAATGATCTTATCATGTTTGACTTAGCAAAATATGAGGCAGTTGAAATAAAAAAAACTTGGGAATTAATTTCTGAGTCTCTAGAAGCACATTGGCAAAAAAAATTATGGCGTCAGAAAGATTTTACATCGAATTTGTGCCTATTAGCCGCTAAGAAAAATGGAATAAAAGACTATGAAGCATTTTACAAAAGAAAAGATCCAATGAATGAATTTGAACCAAAACCAAGGTTAGCTAGGAAAAAGGTATTGGATGAGGAATTCATCACATTGATTAATTCATTATTACCACCACAGCCATGGAAACCTGGTATCCATTATAGAATTGCAAGAGATATTAATCGCCATCCCGCACTTGTATCTCGAGCGATTCAGGTATTAATTAAACAAGGTGTTAGGCACAAACAAGTAGATGGAATAGTTTATGATCAAGATGGAAGAGTTCTTTCATTTGATTCTGAGAGAGTTGATCCAATTGTTCTGGAGCGCTCTATGTCCCTTAAGTTGGAGCGATTGGATTAGCTATGAGGGGAACCCGATTGCGACCGGAGACGAGGAAAACCGAAAAGACGGATAACTAGTACACTTATTCGCTATATACATCGCCATGCGGCCTGTACGGCCCGGCGATGTATTTTTATGCTTCCAAGTCAGTAGTGGGCTTCAGAAAATGTTTACATCGTGACATCAGAGAATGTAAGCTCATCCTTTTGTATATAGCATGTTCAATGTTTATCGAACAATAATATGCAATGAATCGACAAATGAAGATTATCAGGGGCAAATCAACGAAAAGTCAACATTAATAGTTGAAGATTAATCACGCGGAACCTTATAACAAATAGTTGTGAATCGGAGACAAAAGTTCATGATAGTAAAAGAGAATTGGCGAAATCGCGGGAGGAAGTGTGACAGGAGTGTTCAAATTCCCTCGTCTCCATAAATTAATAATCACTGTTTCTTACCTCTGTTAGAGTGTAGACGATATAAAAGCGAGGGACGTATTAAGTCTCTTGTGAAAGTGAGATCGTACCATAATGGGGTTTGTTTTTACCAAAATATCCAATATCATATAGATACATCTATAGTTTTGTAATGATCCAGTTAT is from Candidatus Cohnella colombiensis and encodes:
- a CDS encoding AIPR family protein, encoding MAKNDVILLDGILEERVNEKIPSTLKDEAFEFLATEQILKDFDLSADEILNGSVDGRNDGGIDGFYIIVNGHLLTETDSFFWPKANAELEVHIITCKHHDTFKQQTLDSLIASLTELFDFGITEKDLKGDYNNDLLEMRKDFIFAYKKLSSTLARFNIKLSYGSRGDTNNIGENISARARQIESICKNCFSSCSVSFQFWGCTELLNAYRKIKKYGLDLSFQESLSQGEQYVVLTKIDDYYKFLTDEEQKLRMYLFDSNVRDYMGLNPVNGDILNTLKSTESPNFWWLNNGITILATSANIVGKTIHIENVQIVNGLQTSESIYRYFTGVGSDYTDRCVLVKIIVTNSVEVRDEIIRATNNQTEVALASLHATDKIQRDIEDILYSDGLYYERRINYYLNQGVPKSSIFNPLYLASAFVNLILKQPHKAVSLKNKFMRNDKNYALVFSEKTNLKVWPVLARIMRATDFELENLRPKKSTSNDNFLKSTRQLTAFITVARLIGTFNFSINDLIMFDLAKYEAVEIKKTWELISESLEAHWQKKLWRQKDFTSNLCLLAAKKNGIKDYEAFYKRKDPMNEFEPKPRLARKKVLDEEFITLINSLLPPQPWKPGIHYRIARDINRHPALVSRAIQVLIKQGVRHKQVDGIVYDQDGRVLSFDSERVDPIVLERSMSLKLERLD